One Rhinopithecus roxellana isolate Shanxi Qingling chromosome 7, ASM756505v1, whole genome shotgun sequence DNA segment encodes these proteins:
- the SPIN4 gene encoding spindlin-4, which produces MSPPTVPPMGVDGVSAYLMKKRHTHRKQRRKPTFLTRRNIVGCRIQHGWKEGNEPVEQWKGTVLEQVSVKPTLYIIKYDGKDSVYGLELHRDKRVLALEILPERVPTPRIDSRLADSLIGKAVGHVFEGEHGTKDEWKGMVLARAPVMDTWFYITYEKDPVLYMYTLLDDYKDGDLRIIPDSNYYFPTAEREPGEVVDSLVGKQVEHAKDDGSKRTGIFIHQVVAKPSVYFIKFDDDIHIYVYGLVKTP; this is translated from the coding sequence ATGTCTCCTCCGACCGTGCCTCCGATGGGGGTAGATGGCGTGTCCGCATACCTGATGAAGAAAAGGCACACCCACAGGAAGCAACGGCGCAAGCCCACTTTCCTCACTCGTAGGAACATCGTGGGCTGCCGCATTCAACACGGCTGGAAGGAAGGCAACGAGCCCGTGGAGCAGTGGAAGGGTACTGTGCTCGAGCAGGTTTCCGTGAAGCCCACACTTTACATCATTAAATATGATGGCAAAGATAGTGTGTATGGACTAGAACTGCACCGCGATAAGAGAGTTTTAGCGCTAGAGATCCTTCCTGAGAGAGTGCCAACTCCTCGTATCGATTCACGACTGGCAGATTCCCTGATTGGCAAGGCAGTGGGGCATGTGTTTGAAGGTGAGCATGGTACCAAGGATGAATGGAAAGGTATGGTCCTGGCGCGAGCTCCTGTGATGGATACTTGGTTTTACATCACCTACGAGAAAGATCCTGTTCTCTATATGTACACGCTGCTTGATGACTACAAAGATGGTGACTTACGCATTATTCCAGATTCCAACTACTATTTCCCTACAGCAGAACGGGAGCCTGGAGAGGTGGTCGACAGTCTCGTGGGCAAGCAGGTGGAGCATGCCAAAGATGACGGGTCCAAGAGAACTGGCATTTTTATACATCAAGTGGTGGCGAAGCCATCTGTCTACTTCATTAAGTTTGATGATGATATTCACATTTATGTCTATGGTTTGGTGAAAACTCCTTAA